The following is a genomic window from Candidatus Caldatribacterium sp..
TTTTTAGGAAATCGTGAAGCTTGAAAGGGGAGGAGGTAGGTTGCTGTGAAGCGTTGGGTTCTATTGGGTGCTGTGTTGGCGTTACTCGTGGTAGAAGGTCTTGCCTTTGCAGCTTCTGGTGAAACGTGGAAATTTGCCATTGTATACCCCATTGTACATCCTTTCTTTAATGAGACCACCCGGGGAGCTCAAGATGCAGCGAAAGAGTTTGGTGTCGAGGTGGAAATTCTTGGTCCGGATACGGCAGATATCGGAAAGCAAGTTGCTATCGTAGAGGGGCTCATCGCGAAGAAAATTGACGGAATCGGTCTTGGAGTTCTTGATCCCACCGCCTTGACTCCCTACATCAATACTGCTATGGAGAAAGGCATTCCAGTAGTTACCTTTGATACGGATGCTCCTCAGAGTAACAGACTCTGTTTCATCGGGACAAACAACGTGGAGGCAGGAAAACACGCAGCACGTGTGGCTATTGATATTCTCCAAAAGAAGTATGGTTCTCCAAAGGGTAAAATTTGTATCAGCATGGGTGTACCGACACAGCTTAATCTGAACCAGCGTCTTGAAGGCTTCAAGG
Proteins encoded in this region:
- a CDS encoding sugar-binding protein — its product is MKRWVLLGAVLALLVVEGLAFAASGETWKFAIVYPIVHPFFNETTRGAQDAAKEFGVEVEILGPDTADIGKQVAIVEGLIAKKIDGIGLGVLDPTALTPYINTAMEKGIPVVTFDTDAPQSNRLCFIGTNNVEAGKHAARVAIDILQKKYGSPKGKICISMGVPTQLNLNQRLEGFKEVIAQYPEVQIVDIQTGYGDPEKTTANIENMVTAHPDMDLLFGVDAQAGPSAVVVWKARGLKIPVVTFDDLPDIIAGVRQGIITTTIVQRQYNWGYLIVESLVKAKKGKPLPVNMDTGTIAVTAENVNVYYPEK